Proteins co-encoded in one Gossypium arboreum isolate Shixiya-1 chromosome 11, ASM2569848v2, whole genome shotgun sequence genomic window:
- the LOC108470824 gene encoding NAC domain-containing protein 92-like, whose protein sequence is MENVSSFRNEDEQMELPPGFRFHPTDEELITHYLSKKVVDSFFSAIAIGEVDLNKCEPWDLPWRAKMGEKEWYFFCVRDRKYPTGLRTNRATDAGYWKATGKDKEIFKGKSLVGMKKTLVFYKGRAPKGQKTNWVMHEFRLEGQYSVYNLPKTAKNEWVICRVFQKSPNGKKVHISGLPPLMDPSPHTSEARTVVGAGETSNVTCFSDPIEDRKAVEEMMDSFDTSLVPCSSSSVNSLQKASYTTNQIKSNMGNLQYPDCFWIQEPSLLKTLIQSQGGRSKQNLKPEFSQDSTVSNPEMIQLPSCSAGAIDLGYFWGY, encoded by the exons ATGGAAAACGTTTCTAGCTTTAGGAACGAAGATGAACAAATGGAACTGCCTCCAGGATTTCGATTCCACCCCACAGATGAAGAGCTGATAACACACTATCTCTCCAAGAAAGTTGTTGACAGCTTCTTCTCTGCTATCGCCATTGGTGAGGTTGATTTGAACAAGTGTGAACCTTGGGATTTGCCTT GGAGAGCCAAAATGGGTGAAAAGGAATGGTACTTCTTCTGTGTTAGGGACCGGAAATACCCGACTGGTTTGAGAACAAACAGGGCAACGGATGCCGGTTATTGGAAAGCCACGGGAAAAGATAAAGAGATATTCAAGGGGAAATCACTTGTTGGGATGAAGAAAACTTTGGTTTTCTACAAAGGGAGAGCACCCAAAGGTCAAAAAACCAATTGGGTCATGCATGAATTTCGTTTAGAAGGCCAGTATTCCGTTTACAATCTTCCCAAAACAGCCAAG AACGAGTGGGTTATTTGTAGAGTATTCCAAAAGAGTCCCAATGGCAAAAAGGTACATATTTCAGGTTTGCCTCCACTAATGGACCCCTCACCGCACACCAGCGAAGCAAGAACGGTGGTGGGCGCCGGCGAGACGTCAAACGTGACCTGCTTCTCCGATCCGATAGAAGACCGTAAAGCAGTGGAAGAAATGATGGACAGCTTCGACACTTCCCTTGTACCTTGTTCATCATCCTCTGTGAATTCTCTTCAAAAGGCTTCCTACACCACCAACCAAATCAAGTCGAACATGGGAAACTTGCAGTACCCGGATTGTTTTTGGATTCAAGAACCGTCCTTATTAAAGACATTAATCCAAAGCCAAGGAGGGCGGTCGAAGCAGAATCTGAAACCAGAGTTTTCCCAGGATTCAACCGTGTCCAACCCTGAAATGATTCAACTTCCTTCATGTTCTGCAGGAGCAATAGACCTGGGTTACTTCTGGGGTTACTAA